From Ruminococcus sp. HUN007, a single genomic window includes:
- a CDS encoding tyrosine-type recombinase/integrase, with the protein MTINKNECPDFLNDYIFYLRVVRGRAETTINEYFINIRMFLRYILKEKQNRSEPLEAIKIKDFPKELLNEITLRDVYGFFDFLAFERENKPAARARKTAALKSLFQFLQKRANLVDHNPVEDVEMPTVKRALPKFLTLEESLRLLSSDSYEEPERDFCMVTLFLNCGMRLNELVSINISDIDFEERKLLLKGKGSKQRIIYINDACIAAIKTYLNSRKNPPEEPNALFLSRKKRRISRRRVEQIIEKLLNDTGLGNRGISPHKLRHTAATLMYQHGNVDTLVIKDVLGHASIATTEIYTHLSDERKQSAAESLPIAKMKRRPKKKDDAKNDNEGDVKENTESDS; encoded by the coding sequence ATGACAATAAACAAAAACGAATGCCCTGATTTTCTGAATGATTATATTTTCTATCTCCGGGTAGTGCGGGGCAGGGCGGAGACCACCATAAATGAATACTTCATAAACATAAGAATGTTCTTAAGGTACATCCTTAAAGAAAAGCAGAATCGTTCCGAACCGCTTGAAGCGATAAAGATAAAGGATTTTCCAAAGGAACTTTTAAATGAGATAACTCTTCGTGACGTTTATGGTTTCTTTGATTTCCTTGCCTTTGAGCGCGAAAACAAACCTGCGGCCAGAGCGAGAAAGACTGCAGCTTTAAAAAGTCTGTTCCAGTTTCTTCAGAAAAGAGCAAATCTCGTTGATCACAATCCGGTGGAGGATGTGGAAATGCCGACTGTAAAGCGTGCTCTTCCGAAGTTTCTTACACTGGAGGAAAGCCTTCGTCTGCTTTCGTCAGATTCGTATGAGGAACCGGAGCGTGACTTCTGCATGGTGACACTGTTTTTAAACTGCGGAATGCGACTTAACGAGCTGGTAAGCATCAATATAAGTGACATAGATTTCGAAGAGAGAAAACTGCTTTTAAAGGGCAAGGGAAGCAAACAGAGGATCATCTATATAAATGACGCATGTATCGCGGCGATAAAGACATATCTGAATTCACGTAAGAATCCGCCTGAGGAACCGAACGCACTGTTTTTAAGCAGGAAGAAAAGACGAATAAGCCGCAGAAGAGTGGAGCAGATAATCGAGAAGCTGCTTAATGATACCGGGCTTGGCAACAGGGGAATCTCGCCGCATAAGCTGAGACATACTGCAGCGACACTTATGTACCAGCACGGAAATGTGGACACTCTTGTTATAAAGGACGTGCTTGGTCATGCAAGTATTGCGACCACTGAAATATATACACATCTTTCAGATGAACGCAAGCAGTCTGCGGCTGAAAGCCTTCCGATAGCAAAGATGAAACGCCGTCCGAAGAAAAAAGATGATGCAAAGAATGATAATGAAGGCGACGTTAAAGAGAATACGGAAAGTGACAGCTGA
- a CDS encoding GH25 family lysozyme, whose product MRKIFSAFITAAVCAAAMVSSMNGFSAVSAATSSVYGDLNGDGAVNVLDQIHLKQNVIGVKEEFPVTNWKAAARVPGGDIAAPEAIGRMNDWLLTFGTHEDLSAPMRVQNGIDVSKWQGDVDWEKVKNAGVEFVMIKAGEGTEVEPKFLQNITGAKNAGIQCGIYWFSSARDVESVAAEVEACISTIKPYQLEFPVVYDFEYRCFYDLENDPMTKDRKLCTDIIYAFLDGMRNAGYYSMLYSNKNFPVLYLEKKRLTDEFDFWYANYSKSLTEPDEVCGIWQRSCTGRIDGIGYDVDLDISYVDYKTIMETYHLNGY is encoded by the coding sequence ATGAGAAAAATTTTTTCAGCATTCATTACAGCGGCAGTATGTGCCGCAGCAATGGTAAGCAGTATGAACGGCTTTTCTGCAGTCAGCGCGGCTACATCTTCAGTTTACGGAGATCTGAACGGTGACGGAGCTGTGAATGTTCTTGACCAGATACATCTGAAGCAGAACGTAATAGGTGTAAAAGAAGAATTTCCGGTAACGAACTGGAAGGCCGCAGCGAGAGTTCCCGGCGGTGATATTGCAGCACCGGAAGCGATAGGCCGGATGAATGACTGGCTGCTTACATTCGGTACCCATGAAGATCTGTCAGCTCCTATGAGGGTGCAGAACGGCATCGACGTTTCAAAATGGCAGGGAGACGTTGACTGGGAAAAGGTAAAAAATGCAGGCGTTGAGTTTGTAATGATAAAAGCAGGAGAGGGAACGGAAGTCGAGCCGAAGTTCCTTCAGAACATTACGGGGGCAAAGAACGCCGGTATTCAGTGCGGTATCTACTGGTTCTCATCGGCGAGGGATGTTGAATCCGTGGCAGCAGAGGTGGAAGCATGTATCAGTACAATAAAACCTTATCAGCTGGAATTTCCGGTGGTGTACGACTTTGAGTACCGCTGTTTCTATGACCTTGAAAATGATCCTATGACAAAGGACAGAAAACTATGTACTGATATTATTTACGCTTTTCTTGACGGAATGAGAAATGCCGGTTACTATTCAATGCTCTACTCGAACAAGAATTTTCCGGTGCTCTATCTTGAAAAGAAGCGCCTGACAGATGAGTTTGATTTCTGGTACGCAAACTATTCAAAGTCACTTACCGAACCTGACGAGGTATGCGGAATATGGCAGCGCTCATGTACAGGCAGAATAGACGGTATAGGATATGATGTGGATCTTGACATATCCTACGTTGATTATAAAACGATAATGGAGACATATCACCTTAACGGATACTGA
- a CDS encoding F0F1 ATP synthase subunit B: protein MEFLSFLSIDYGTIILVLINTLILFLVIKHFLFGRVNKIIEERQADVSKTYAEADKSMAHAKEMETNYNQLLSAAKDESAEIVKNATKKAQDRSDEIISNAKAEASGLMTRANEDIERERQRAMSEMKNEISGIAMMMAEKIIKKEINQKDHEALINDFIENVGDEAWQQK from the coding sequence ATGGAATTTTTATCATTCCTGTCGATAGACTATGGTACCATCATACTCGTACTCATTAACACCTTGATCCTTTTCCTGGTTATTAAGCATTTCCTGTTCGGAAGAGTAAACAAGATCATTGAGGAACGTCAGGCAGACGTTTCAAAAACATATGCCGAGGCAGACAAGTCCATGGCACATGCAAAGGAGATGGAAACAAACTATAACCAGCTTCTTTCAGCTGCAAAGGATGAATCAGCTGAGATCGTAAAGAACGCTACCAAGAAAGCACAGGACCGTTCAGACGAGATCATCAGCAATGCCAAGGCAGAGGCAAGCGGTCTTATGACACGTGCTAATGAAGATATCGAACGTGAAAGACAGCGTGCAATGAGCGAGATGAAGAACGAGATCTCCGGTATCGCAATGATGATGGCCGAGAAGATCATTAAAAAGGAAATTAACCAGAAAGATCATGAAGCATTGATCAATGATTTTATTGAAAATGTGGGTGATGAAGCATGGCAGCAGAAGTAG
- the atpH gene encoding ATP synthase F1 subunit delta: MAAEVAKLYADALYELFTEAGSDDKIHDQLNEFADVFRANPELTKLLAAPLLTSEEKISVVSKIFDDNGLVYDFLCLLCEKGRAAYFTEITEEFNRKYNEFKNIVDVTVTTSIPLTEELRGKLTDKLEKKLGKTVILREKTDESIIDGIIIDYNNKRIDNSVRFGLETLRHRAADADI, from the coding sequence ATGGCAGCAGAAGTAGCAAAGCTTTATGCAGATGCGCTTTATGAATTATTCACTGAAGCCGGAAGTGACGATAAGATACATGACCAGCTCAATGAATTTGCGGATGTGTTCAGGGCAAATCCTGAACTGACAAAGCTTCTTGCCGCGCCGCTGCTTACAAGCGAGGAAAAAATCTCCGTTGTTTCAAAGATCTTTGACGACAACGGTCTGGTCTATGATTTTCTCTGCCTCCTCTGTGAAAAGGGAAGAGCGGCATATTTCACCGAGATCACTGAAGAATTCAACAGAAAGTACAACGAGTTCAAGAATATCGTTGACGTGACTGTTACCACGAGCATTCCGCTTACTGAAGAGCTTCGCGGAAAGCTTACGGACAAGCTTGAGAAAAAACTCGGCAAAACAGTGATCCTCAGAGAAAAAACAGATGAGTCAATTATTGACGGTATCATCATAGACTATAATAACAAGCGAATCGACAACAGTGTCCGCTTCGGACTCGAAACTCTGCGCCACCGTGCTGCAGATGCGGATATCTGA
- a CDS encoding O-acetylhomoserine aminocarboxypropyltransferase/cysteine synthase family protein, protein MKIETQCLHEGYTPKNGEPRVMPIYQSTTYVYNSTDAVADVFDDPQLGMIYSRFENPTTDAVEKKIAALEGGVAAMCTSSGQAASMLSVLNLCNAGDHFISSSSIYGGTVNLFAFTFKKMGIECTFIDVDASEEEIRAAIRPNTKCIFGETIANPALTVLDIEKWADIAHENGLPLIVDNTFATPFLCRPIEWGADVVVHSTSKYMDGHAVQVGGVIVDAGKFDWAKSGRFPEFTEPDESYHGTIYTEKYPHAPYIIKARHQLMRDFGCYPAANSSFLLNLGLETLAVRMERYCENGIKVAEYLESCDLVEKIKYAGLESDPHHDRAKKYLPKGCCGVISFTIKGGRKNAVKFMDALKLASNEVHVADIRTCVLNPASATHRQLTEEQLVAAGIDPGMIRFSVGIENVEDILADIKNAFDVVRNG, encoded by the coding sequence ATGAAAATCGAGACCCAGTGCCTTCACGAAGGATACACACCTAAAAACGGTGAACCAAGAGTTATGCCGATCTATCAGAGTACAACTTACGTATACAACTCAACTGATGCAGTTGCCGATGTTTTCGACGATCCGCAGCTCGGTATGATCTACTCACGTTTTGAAAACCCTACAACAGATGCTGTTGAAAAGAAGATCGCCGCTCTCGAAGGCGGTGTGGCTGCAATGTGTACATCTTCAGGACAGGCAGCTTCAATGCTTTCAGTTCTTAACCTCTGTAATGCAGGTGACCACTTCATTTCAAGCTCATCCATCTACGGCGGTACAGTAAACCTTTTCGCTTTCACATTTAAGAAGATGGGTATTGAATGCACATTCATCGATGTTGATGCATCTGAAGAAGAGATCAGAGCTGCCATCAGACCTAACACAAAGTGTATCTTCGGAGAAACTATCGCAAACCCTGCACTTACTGTTCTCGACATTGAAAAGTGGGCAGATATCGCTCACGAAAACGGACTTCCGCTCATCGTGGACAACACATTCGCAACTCCTTTCCTCTGCCGTCCGATCGAATGGGGCGCAGACGTTGTAGTTCACTCCACATCAAAGTACATGGACGGACATGCTGTTCAGGTCGGCGGTGTTATCGTTGACGCAGGTAAGTTCGACTGGGCAAAGTCCGGCAGATTCCCTGAGTTCACAGAACCGGACGAAAGCTATCACGGAACGATCTACACAGAAAAATATCCTCATGCACCATACATCATCAAGGCAAGACACCAGCTCATGAGAGACTTCGGATGCTACCCTGCAGCAAACAGCTCATTCCTTCTCAACCTCGGCCTTGAAACACTCGCAGTAAGAATGGAACGCTACTGTGAAAACGGAATAAAGGTAGCAGAATACCTTGAATCATGCGACCTCGTTGAAAAGATCAAGTACGCAGGACTCGAAAGCGATCCTCATCACGACAGAGCAAAGAAGTATCTTCCTAAGGGATGCTGCGGCGTAATCAGCTTCACTATAAAGGGCGGAAGAAAGAACGCAGTTAAGTTCATGGATGCTCTTAAGCTTGCTTCAAACGAAGTTCATGTTGCTGACATCAGAACATGCGTACTCAACCCTGCAAGTGCAACACACAGACAGCTCACCGAAGAACAGCTCGTTGCTGCCGGTATCGATCCTGGCATGATCAGATTCTCAGTTGGTATCGAAAACGTTGAAGATATCCTCGCTGATATAAAGAACGCTTTTGACGTCGTAAGAAACGGCTGA
- a CDS encoding GGDEF domain-containing protein: MKKKKSGYAYEYYQILSSYTGWNYEYKYGSFSEMLAALKKGEVDILAGISGSFDPGSGADKIRLTPYRLGTENSSVADLPGCDNDNYFIAVSADKPELFSALLEAQKQINEKEPALCETLTSKYMGRRRSTGYSAPEKKWLGSHSTILIGYLDNYMPYSDKTEKRNEADGIMADLFNSLAKVSGKSISAVKYTTYTDLYDALENGKIDAMFPAYRDLWRLERENTVSTGAVLTDRMELITAKGVTEHKKTAVMATSPVEALYINDNYPDTEIIHFSNFDECIRAVRKGAADSFIVEENVLNYWLSDGNDLSDLDITELETAIDFCFAAKKENYVVCRILETALASVDQSEIDSAVKNNLHRENTFTFSEFFSHNISKVIILAFIALTAAALIAFRHRRTLRRKQNEIEDAHQEIRKSKQETTKYKQKVEHDHLTGVFSRAYFLEMAENKIKGHRPNDTLQIVMMDIDNFKSINDTYGHDNGDVVLRRLGEILKEISRVNGFAGRFGGEEFFIFLYGEDPQIQKHIIEKVCRKLKETDFDFTERHITVSVGVTVINDGDTPEKCIERADKALYYSKNHGKDQVNWYEDVIDKL, translated from the coding sequence ATGAAGAAAAAAAAAAGCGGATATGCATACGAGTACTACCAGATACTGTCCAGCTACACGGGCTGGAACTATGAGTATAAGTACGGAAGCTTTAGCGAAATGCTCGCAGCCCTGAAAAAAGGAGAAGTTGATATTTTAGCAGGTATTTCCGGATCATTCGATCCAGGAAGCGGCGCTGACAAGATCCGGCTCACGCCTTACAGACTGGGAACGGAAAACAGCAGCGTGGCCGATCTTCCCGGCTGTGACAACGACAACTACTTTATAGCAGTATCGGCTGACAAACCTGAACTTTTCAGTGCTCTGCTGGAAGCACAGAAGCAGATAAACGAAAAGGAACCGGCTCTTTGTGAAACGCTGACAAGCAAATATATGGGCAGGCGCAGATCGACCGGTTATTCCGCGCCTGAAAAGAAATGGCTGGGAAGCCATTCAACAATTCTGATCGGATATCTGGACAACTACATGCCGTACAGCGACAAGACCGAAAAAAGAAATGAAGCTGACGGGATCATGGCTGATCTTTTCAACAGCCTCGCAAAGGTTTCCGGAAAAAGCATTTCTGCTGTAAAATACACCACATACACCGACCTTTACGACGCACTGGAAAACGGAAAAATAGATGCCATGTTTCCGGCTTACCGTGATCTGTGGAGACTCGAACGTGAAAACACAGTATCCACGGGTGCTGTACTGACGGACAGAATGGAACTCATAACGGCAAAGGGCGTAACCGAACACAAAAAGACTGCTGTCATGGCAACAAGTCCGGTAGAGGCACTCTATATAAATGATAACTATCCTGATACCGAGATCATCCACTTCAGCAACTTCGATGAATGTATCAGAGCCGTCCGCAAAGGCGCCGCTGACTCGTTCATTGTCGAGGAAAACGTTCTGAACTACTGGCTCAGTGACGGCAACGACTTAAGTGATCTTGACATAACCGAGCTGGAAACGGCTATTGACTTCTGCTTTGCAGCCAAAAAGGAAAACTACGTGGTCTGTCGTATACTTGAGACAGCACTTGCTTCTGTTGATCAGAGTGAGATCGACAGTGCGGTAAAGAACAATCTGCACCGTGAAAATACATTTACCTTTTCTGAATTCTTCAGTCATAACATTTCAAAAGTGATCATTCTGGCTTTCATAGCACTGACAGCGGCAGCTCTCATCGCTTTCCGACACAGACGCACACTCCGCAGAAAACAGAACGAGATCGAAGACGCACATCAGGAGATAAGAAAAAGCAAACAGGAAACTACGAAATACAAACAGAAAGTCGAGCACGATCATCTTACCGGTGTATTTTCAAGAGCGTATTTTCTTGAGATGGCCGAAAACAAGATAAAGGGACACCGTCCGAACGATACGCTGCAGATCGTCATGATGGATATTGACAACTTCAAAAGCATAAACGACACCTACGGCCACGACAACGGTGACGTTGTACTGAGACGTCTCGGTGAGATCCTGAAAGAGATATCCCGTGTAAACGGATTTGCCGGACGATTCGGCGGCGAGGAATTCTTTATCTTCCTTTACGGCGAAGATCCTCAGATACAGAAACATATAATCGAAAAGGTATGCCGGAAGCTGAAAGAAACTGACTTTGATTTTACGGAAAGACATATTACCGTCAGTGTCGGCGTTACTGTGATAAACGACGGTGACACTCCGGAAAAATGTATAGAACGTGCCGACAAGGCCCTGTACTATTCAAAGAATCACGGCAAGGATCAGGTCAACTGGTATGAAGATGTAATTGACAAACTTTAA
- a CDS encoding AAA family ATPase, giving the protein MKLNITASYDSFRELRENNSYYIDKTDLIEEFLLDKFDKAVLFARPRRFGKTLTMTMLRDFLDIRRDSRDIFDGLKVMDNVVLVENYMNKYPVVFISLKEVFGKDFESIFSSLRIAVSNLCEENRFLVEENNTNISEASKTLFDNLWNRKAEQPDTEQALGLLCQMLRTYYNRKVFVIIDEYDVPMAKALDSPEYDKVRDMIEHMLSYVCKTNENVKGVILSGCLYTVKNSTYTGVNNIIPYTVLSPNFASSIGFTDDNVKKTS; this is encoded by the coding sequence GTGAAATTAAATATCACAGCATCATATGACAGTTTCCGAGAACTCAGAGAAAACAATTCATATTACATAGATAAAACTGATCTGATAGAAGAATTTCTTCTCGATAAATTTGATAAGGCTGTTCTTTTTGCTCGTCCGAGACGGTTCGGAAAAACTTTGACAATGACAATGCTCAGAGATTTCCTCGATATCCGCAGGGACAGCAGAGATATATTTGATGGCCTGAAAGTTATGGATAATGTAGTTCTTGTAGAGAATTACATGAACAAATACCCTGTTGTATTCATATCACTGAAGGAAGTCTTTGGAAAAGATTTTGAATCAATATTCAGTTCTTTACGTATTGCTGTTTCGAATCTCTGTGAAGAGAACCGTTTTTTAGTAGAAGAAAACAATACAAATATAAGTGAAGCAAGTAAAACTTTGTTTGATAACCTCTGGAATCGCAAAGCCGAACAGCCGGATACTGAGCAGGCACTCGGTCTCCTTTGTCAGATGCTGAGAACTTATTATAATCGTAAAGTATTTGTTATAATTGATGAATATGATGTACCGATGGCAAAGGCGCTTGACAGTCCTGAGTATGACAAAGTCCGTGATATGATCGAACATATGCTCAGTTATGTGTGCAAGACAAATGAGAACGTCAAGGGCGTTATTCTTTCCGGATGCCTTTACACTGTAAAAAACAGTACTTATACAGGTGTGAATAATATCATTCCGTATACTGTTCTTTCTCCTAATTTCGCATCATCTATTGGATTTACCGATGATAACGTAAAAAAAACTTCTTGA
- the atpE gene encoding ATP synthase F0 subunit C: protein MEKAIVLAASAIGAGLAAIAGIGPGIGEGYAVGKACEAIGRQPESSGAVTRTMFIGCAVAESTGIYGLVIALILLFANPFIGKL, encoded by the coding sequence ATGGAAAAGGCAATTGTTTTAGCAGCTTCAGCAATCGGTGCAGGTCTTGCAGCTATCGCAGGTATAGGTCCTGGTATCGGTGAAGGTTACGCAGTAGGTAAGGCCTGTGAGGCTATCGGCCGTCAGCCTGAATCATCAGGCGCAGTTACAAGAACAATGTTCATCGGATGTGCCGTAGCCGAATCAACAGGTATCTACGGTCTCGTTATTGCACTTATCCTTCTCTTTGCAAATCCGTTCATCGGAAAGCTCTGA
- a CDS encoding lactate utilization protein translates to MNENMKSVILNRINRTAEALKRNNMEFHYAESKVEVLTIISNLLKTGDVVATGGSVTLEECGVIDHLRSDKYKYLDKAAIDHDKMEQLYRASFTADAYITSANAVTENGELFNVDGRGNRVAAICYGPKSVIVVVGYNKIVNNLDEAVNRVKSTAAPANTQRLTCATYCYERGCCQAPTNGISNITEGCSSDARICCDYLITGHQREKDRIKVIIVGEKLGY, encoded by the coding sequence ATGAATGAGAACATGAAGAGCGTTATACTTAACCGCATCAACAGAACAGCGGAAGCTCTTAAGAGAAACAATATGGAATTTCACTACGCTGAGTCAAAGGTGGAAGTACTTACTATAATCAGCAATCTTCTCAAGACCGGTGACGTTGTTGCTACAGGCGGATCAGTTACTCTTGAAGAGTGCGGAGTTATCGATCACCTCAGATCTGACAAGTACAAATATCTCGACAAGGCTGCAATAGACCATGACAAGATGGAACAGCTCTACCGCGCTTCATTTACTGCTGACGCATACATCACAAGTGCAAATGCAGTTACTGAAAACGGTGAACTTTTCAACGTTGACGGAAGAGGCAACCGTGTTGCTGCTATCTGCTACGGACCTAAGTCAGTTATCGTTGTTGTCGGCTACAACAAGATCGTAAATAATCTTGACGAAGCTGTAAACAGAGTAAAATCCACAGCTGCTCCGGCAAATACACAGCGTCTTACCTGTGCTACTTACTGTTACGAAAGAGGCTGCTGCCAGGCTCCGACAAACGGTATAAGCAACATCACAGAAGGATGTTCATCTGACGCAAGAATCTGCTGCGATTACCTTATCACAGGACATCAGAGAGAAAAGGACAGAATCAAGGTTATCATCGTCGGTGAAAAGTTAGGCTACTGA
- a CDS encoding FoF1 ATP synthase subunit a, with amino-acid sequence MGFRLGAEEVVVNGPKVAFKIFGLNVTETVILSWVVMAVIIGLVLFMTHNMSKDHPSKKQIVAEWIVETVNGMVRDAMGAKNLVYAPYMATIFSFSIFGSLISVLGLRPVTGDFSVTLTWALMTFFMIQYAKIKNDGVLGYIVGFSKPIALLTPINIISELATPVSMSIRHFGNVASGIVITQLLYFALTSLSRGLGMEVFPVFTIGIPAVLSVYFDLFTGFMQAFIFTMLTMANVGAAYPEEEQTAG; translated from the coding sequence TTGGGTTTCAGATTAGGTGCAGAAGAAGTAGTTGTAAACGGTCCTAAGGTCGCTTTTAAGATCTTCGGACTGAATGTTACTGAGACAGTGATACTCAGCTGGGTCGTCATGGCAGTCATAATCGGTCTTGTACTCTTTATGACACACAACATGTCCAAGGACCATCCGAGCAAAAAACAGATCGTTGCTGAGTGGATCGTCGAAACAGTAAACGGCATGGTAAGGGATGCAATGGGGGCGAAGAACCTTGTCTATGCGCCGTATATGGCTACGATTTTTTCGTTTTCGATCTTCGGAAGTCTTATCAGTGTACTCGGTCTCAGACCGGTGACCGGTGACTTCAGCGTTACACTCACATGGGCACTCATGACATTTTTCATGATCCAGTACGCTAAGATCAAAAACGACGGGGTTCTCGGCTATATCGTCGGGTTTTCGAAGCCGATCGCACTTCTTACACCTATCAACATTATCAGTGAACTCGCTACTCCGGTATCAATGAGTATCCGTCACTTCGGTAATGTTGCGAGTGGTATCGTAATCACTCAGCTTCTTTACTTCGCGCTCACATCACTTTCGCGCGGACTCGGTATGGAAGTGTTCCCGGTATTCACTATCGGTATACCGGCTGTTCTGTCAGTATATTTCGACCTGTTCACAGGATTTATGCAGGCGTTCATCTTCACAATGCTTACTATGGCTAACGTAGGTGCTGCATATCCGGAAGAAGAACAGACAGCAGGATGA
- the atpA gene encoding F0F1 ATP synthase subunit alpha gives MNLRPDEITGIIKEQIKNYRNKIELTDVGTVVTVGDGIANIHGLDNCMSNELLEFEGDVYGMALNLERDFVGAVMLGSDAGVKEGSTVKRTGKIVSVPVGDDMLGRVVNALGQPIDGKGAILTKETAPIERIAPGIITRKSVHKPLQTGIKAIDSMIPIGRGQRELIIGDRQTGKTTIALDTIINQKGKDVICIYVAIGQKRSTVANVVETLTKAGAMEYTIVVAASASELAPLQYIAPYSGVTMGEYFMNKGKDVLCVYDDLSKHAVAYRALSLLLKRPPGREAYPGDVFYLHSRLLERACSLNEEYGGGSITALPIIETQAGDVSAYIPTNVISITDGQIFLETDLFNSGVRPAVNPGISVSRVGSAAQIKAMKKVSSSLKLLYSQFKELQSFSQFGSDLDKDTKDRLEKGERIVEVLKQGKNSPVTVEHQVIIIYAVVNDFLKSVPVDLISDFETSLFKFVDESHPDITKSIRETKDLTKENETELKDVLKTFIEKYMADKK, from the coding sequence TTGAATTTACGCCCTGATGAAATTACCGGCATCATAAAGGAACAGATTAAAAACTACAGGAACAAGATCGAACTTACGGATGTAGGTACTGTAGTTACTGTCGGTGACGGTATTGCAAATATTCACGGACTTGACAACTGTATGTCAAACGAGCTCCTTGAATTTGAAGGCGATGTCTACGGCATGGCGCTCAACCTCGAAAGAGATTTCGTAGGTGCGGTTATGCTCGGCTCCGACGCCGGAGTCAAGGAAGGTTCCACAGTAAAGAGAACAGGTAAGATCGTATCAGTACCTGTTGGTGACGATATGCTGGGAAGAGTAGTAAATGCTCTCGGACAGCCGATCGACGGCAAGGGCGCCATTCTCACAAAGGAGACTGCCCCTATCGAAAGGATCGCTCCTGGTATCATCACAAGAAAATCCGTTCACAAACCGCTTCAGACCGGTATCAAGGCTATCGACTCCATGATCCCGATCGGCCGCGGCCAGCGTGAACTTATCATCGGTGACAGACAGACAGGTAAAACAACAATTGCTCTTGACACGATCATCAACCAGAAGGGCAAGGATGTTATCTGTATCTACGTAGCTATCGGACAGAAGAGATCAACAGTGGCAAACGTTGTTGAAACTCTTACCAAAGCAGGCGCAATGGAATATACCATTGTAGTTGCAGCTTCAGCTTCTGAACTTGCACCGCTTCAGTACATAGCACCGTACTCAGGTGTTACAATGGGCGAGTACTTCATGAACAAGGGAAAAGACGTTCTCTGTGTCTACGACGATCTTTCAAAGCACGCCGTGGCTTACCGTGCACTGTCACTTCTCCTTAAGCGTCCGCCTGGACGTGAAGCTTATCCTGGTGACGTATTCTATCTGCATTCAAGACTTCTTGAACGTGCGTGCAGTCTCAACGAGGAATACGGCGGAGGCTCCATTACGGCACTTCCGATCATCGAAACACAGGCAGGCGACGTATCAGCCTACATTCCTACAAACGTTATCTCCATCACAGACGGACAGATATTCCTTGAAACTGACCTCTTCAACTCTGGTGTAAGGCCGGCCGTAAACCCTGGTATTTCAGTATCACGAGTTGGTTCTGCAGCCCAGATCAAGGCTATGAAGAAGGTTTCATCCTCACTTAAGCTCCTCTACTCACAGTTTAAGGAACTCCAGTCCTTCTCACAGTTCGGTTCTGATCTTGACAAGGATACAAAAGACCGTCTTGAAAAGGGTGAACGTATCGTTGAGGTGCTCAAGCAGGGAAAGAATTCACCTGTTACAGTCGAACATCAGGTCATCATCATCTATGCGGTCGTAAATGACTTCCTTAAGTCTGTACCGGTTGATCTCATTTCTGATTTTGAAACCAGCCTTTTTAAGTTCGTTGATGAATCACATCCTGATATAACAAAATCCATCAGGGAAACAAAGGATCTTACAAAGGAAAATGAGACAGAACTCAAGGACGTTCTGAAGACCTTTATAGAAAAATACATGGCTGACAAGAAGTGA